The genomic window ATTCGAATATTTGATCAGTTACAAGGCAGACACATTGCCGGGAAGGGTAAACACCGCAAACTCAATCACATACTTGTTATATGAATGTGAATGTGTTCACCTCTTGATCTGTAAGTTCTCTGGTTTACAGTTACTAAATGGTTTAGTCGATCAAGCTCGGAGCATGGATGGGTGAAATATGTATCCATGGTTTATTTCACGCAGCCAAACAGTGGTCTGTTGCTCAAAGATGTATGTCTTGTTGAAGCTGATGTATGCGTTCATGGAATCACCAGTGCAATCTAATCTCATCATGTTTTAACTCTTACAATAAAGTCTCACTTGCCTCTCTGTTTAAGGACTCGTCAAAgccaaaatatttgatattgatAATGCAAACAAAGGAGACTAATGTCGAATATTATTCTcttatatgattttcttctcaaaataAGTAAGAAATACATATTATGAATTTAACTTTCTTAGCACAAGAATaccatataaataattatataaattccCAGCTGCTtagcttttttcttcaaagttgaaaacaaaatgaataaacCCATCTCAGAGTTGAAACTAAAGAGGCAGAAAGAGCCTAAAATACAGAGAACAAGACTGATTCTGGACAGAAGTGAAACAGAGGCTGACAGGTTTCAAGCTTGGACCTTGTTAGACTTGAGTGGCTTGACTACCTCCCAGGTGAAATCAGCATCGTCCCTTCCAAAGTGACCATAGGCAGCAGTCTTCAAGAACCTACCATTACCTCCTCTCTTCAGATCCAAGTTAATGGAGATCATACCTGGCCTGAAATCAAAACTCTCCTTCACAATCTCAAGAATCTCCTTGTCTGGTATCTTTCCTGTTCCATAACTGTCCACGAACACAGACAATGGCTCAGGGACACCAATGGCATACGAGACTTGCACAATGACCCGCCTCGCTAGCCCACTGGCTACAATGCTCTTAGCTGCTTGCCTAACGATGTAAGCCCCACTCCTGTCAACCTTGGTTGGGTCCTTTCCAGAGAAAGCACCACCTCCGTGTGCACCCCAACCACCATAAGTATCGATGATGATCTTACGGCCGGTAAGCCCTGCATCTCCATGAGGACCTCCGATAACAAAACGACCAGATGGGTTGAGATGGAAGATGGTTTTCTCATCAAGGTATTTCTCTGGGATCACTGGCTTGATCACATGCTCCTTAAGATCAGCTGCGATCTCATCGTTAGTCACAGTCTCGTCATGCTGTGTTGAGATGAGAACAGTGTGGACACGTACAGGAACCATGGCTCCGCTTTCGTTGATGTACTCAATAGTGACTTGAGTCTTACCATCTGGCCTCAACCAAGGGCAAGTTCCATTCTTGCGAACTTCAGTGAGTTTAGCTCCAAGCTTAGTAGCGAGAACGTGAGTAAGAGGCATGAGCTCAGGAGTCTCATCAGTAGCATACCCAAACATGTGACCTTGGTCACCAGCTCCAACCTCCTCTGGCTTCTTGGTGAGATGACCATGAACACCTTGTGCAATGTCAGGACTCTGTTGCTCAATGTTAACCAGAACCTTGCAATTGTCAGCATCTAGACCAACGTCAGCAGAGACGAATCCAATCTCACGGCATGTTTTACGAACAATCTGCTCGTAATCAACGTTAGCCTTGGTGGTGATTTCTCCAAAAACCATGACCATGTTAGTCTTGGTACAAGTCTCACAAGCAACTTTGCTCTCAGGGTCTTGTTCAAGGCAAGCATCGAGGATAGCGTCGGAGATCTGATCACAAAGCTTGTCGGGATGTCCCTCGTTGACGGATTCAGatgtgaacaaaaaagattcCATTTTTCCGATCTGATTCACGAAAGAAACCTAATACAGAgcagagaaatcaaacaagaTCAATGAGAAGTAGTATAAACACACATAACAAACTCGAATCAATTAAAAATTGGAATCTAGATTCAATAACCAGATCTATAAATCAACACTtctctcaaacaaaaatcgaCA from Arabidopsis thaliana chromosome 3, partial sequence includes these protein-coding regions:
- the MTO3 gene encoding S-adenosylmethionine synthetase family protein (METHIONINE OVER-ACCUMULATOR 3 (MTO3); FUNCTIONS IN: methionine adenosyltransferase activity; INVOLVED IN: lignin biosynthetic process, response to cold, methionine metabolic process, S-adenosylmethionine biosynthetic process; LOCATED IN: nucleolus, cell wall, plasma membrane, membrane; EXPRESSED IN: 28 plant structures; EXPRESSED DURING: 16 growth stages; CONTAINS InterPro DOMAIN/s: S-adenosylmethionine synthetase (InterPro:IPR002133), S-adenosylmethionine synthetase superfamily (InterPro:IPR022636), S-adenosylmethionine synthetase, N-terminal (InterPro:IPR022628), S-adenosylmethionine synthetase, C-terminal (InterPro:IPR022630), S-adenosylmethionine synthetase, conserved site (InterPro:IPR022631), S-adenosylmethionine synthetase, central domain (InterPro:IPR022629); BEST Arabidopsis thaliana protein match is: S-adenosylmethionine synthetase 1 (TAIR:AT1G02500.2); Has 10856 Blast hits to 10849 proteins in 2868 species: Archae - 12; Bacteria - 5440; Metazoa - 373; Fungi - 167; Plants - 707; Viruses - 1; Other Eukaryotes - 4156 (source: NCBI BLink).), with amino-acid sequence MESFLFTSESVNEGHPDKLCDQISDAILDACLEQDPESKVACETCTKTNMVMVFGEITTKANVDYEQIVRKTCREIGFVSADVGLDADNCKVLVNIEQQSPDIAQGVHGHLTKKPEEVGAGDQGHMFGYATDETPELMPLTHVLATKLGAKLTEVRKNGTCPWLRPDGKTQVTIEYINESGAMVPVRVHTVLISTQHDETVTNDEIAADLKEHVIKPVIPEKYLDEKTIFHLNPSGRFVIGGPHGDAGLTGRKIIIDTYGGWGAHGGGAFSGKDPTKVDRSGAYIVRQAAKSIVASGLARRVIVQVSYAIGVPEPLSVFVDSYGTGKIPDKEILEIVKESFDFRPGMISINLDLKRGGNGRFLKTAAYGHFGRDDADFTWEVVKPLKSNKVQA